One Erwinia sp. SLM-02 genomic window carries:
- a CDS encoding DUF484 domain-containing protein — translation MKTVGEPQQDSSAVLLDDRAVSDYLLQNPDFFIRNARQVEQMMVPHPIRGTVSLVEWQLARQRNHIHQLEEEITLLMEQASANQQLFDRLFSLQGRLASASSLQDMLNRLHLWARELGLAGANVRLFSEHWRLGAPSDFTQLALPRQAFESVRIQRLGKENHYLGNLNGPELLLLLPQAKAIGSVAMSLLGERGDLGVLIFSSRDKQHYQSGMGTVLLQHLSLMLPELLSRWIERA, via the coding sequence ATGAAAACTGTCGGGGAGCCACAACAGGACAGCAGCGCAGTGCTGCTTGACGATCGCGCAGTCAGCGATTACCTGCTGCAAAATCCAGACTTCTTTATTCGTAACGCCCGCCAGGTTGAACAGATGATGGTGCCGCATCCGATCCGCGGTACCGTATCGCTGGTGGAATGGCAGCTGGCACGTCAGCGCAATCATATTCATCAACTGGAAGAAGAAATTACCCTGTTGATGGAGCAGGCCAGCGCCAACCAGCAGCTGTTCGACCGCCTGTTCAGCCTGCAGGGGCGTCTGGCTTCAGCATCGAGCCTGCAGGATATGCTGAATCGCCTGCATCTGTGGGCGCGGGAACTGGGGCTGGCAGGGGCAAATGTCCGTCTGTTTAGTGAACACTGGCGCCTCGGAGCCCCGTCTGATTTCACCCAGCTGGCGCTGCCAAGGCAGGCGTTTGAATCGGTACGCATTCAGCGGCTGGGTAAAGAGAACCACTATCTCGGCAATCTGAACGGGCCTGAACTGCTGCTGCTGCTGCCGCAGGCAAAGGCGATTGGTTCGGTCGCCATGTCGCTACTCGGTGAACGCGGTGACCTTGGCGTGCTGATTTTCAGCAGCCGCGACAAGCAGCACTATCAGTCCGGCATGGGAACGGTGCTGCTACAGCACCTGTCTCTGATGCTTCCCGAGCTGTTGTCGCGCTGGATTGAGCGCGCGTGA
- the dapF gene encoding diaminopimelate epimerase codes for MQFSKMHGLGNDFMVVDAVTQNVYFSPELIRRLADRNLGIGFDQLLIVEPPYDPDLDFHYRIFNADGSEVAQCGNGARCFARFVRLKGLTNKSDIRVSTQTGRMVLSVNQDELVCVNMGEPNFEPQQVPFRANKAENIYLMRAAEQTVMCGVVSMGNPHCVLQVESVKTAAVETLGPVLESHERFPERVNVGFMEIVNGEHIRLRVYERGAGETQACGSGACAAVAVGIQQGLLSEKVRVDLPGGTLNIAWKGPGQPLYMTGPATHVYDGFIHL; via the coding sequence ATGCAGTTCTCGAAAATGCACGGTCTCGGCAATGACTTTATGGTGGTTGATGCCGTCACGCAAAACGTTTATTTCTCACCTGAGCTGATCCGTCGCCTGGCGGACCGCAACCTGGGGATCGGCTTCGATCAGTTGCTGATCGTAGAGCCACCTTACGATCCCGATCTGGATTTCCATTACCGCATTTTCAACGCCGACGGCAGCGAAGTGGCCCAGTGTGGCAACGGTGCCCGCTGTTTCGCCCGCTTTGTACGCTTAAAAGGTCTGACCAATAAAAGCGATATTCGCGTCAGCACGCAAACGGGCCGCATGGTACTGAGCGTCAACCAGGATGAACTGGTTTGCGTGAATATGGGTGAGCCCAACTTCGAGCCGCAGCAGGTGCCGTTCCGCGCCAATAAGGCCGAAAATATCTATTTGATGAGGGCCGCAGAACAGACCGTGATGTGTGGCGTTGTGTCGATGGGTAACCCACACTGCGTACTGCAGGTTGAGAGCGTAAAAACCGCCGCTGTCGAAACGCTGGGGCCGGTGCTGGAAAGCCACGAACGCTTTCCTGAACGCGTCAACGTCGGGTTTATGGAAATCGTCAACGGTGAACATATCCGACTGCGTGTTTACGAGCGCGGTGCAGGCGAAACTCAGGCCTGCGGTAGCGGAGCCTGCGCGGCCGTCGCGGTGGGTATTCAGCAGGGGCTACTGTCAGAGAAAGTGCGGGTTGACCTGCCGGGCGGCACGTTAAACATCGCCTGGAAAGGGCCGGGGCAGCCGCTGTATATGACCGGGCCGGCCACTCATGTCTATGACGGATTTATTCATCTATGA
- a CDS encoding AbrB family transcriptional regulator: protein MERLSLRCQWALLLGISLLLGSVLQVFHVPAALLLGPMIVGVVMGLSGAQIRISKRLFVLCQAVLGCMIAQSLSPSILHPLLADWPVVLAVLLLTLAASGLSGYLLVRFSDLPGPTGAWGSSPGGASAMVAMAGDFGADTRLVAFMQYLRVLFVAAAAAIVARISLGDSPQSAGLEWFPPLSTGFVATLVVIVFGAVLGQKFRIPSGALLLPALIGATLHSSGTITLQVPEWLLALAYALIGWTVGLRFTRPVFLLALRTLPQMVASIIGLMLLCGAMAWMLTRVLHVDMLTAYLATSPGGLDTVAIIAAGSRVDLAFVMAMQTLRLFSILLTGPAIARFLSRYARR, encoded by the coding sequence ATGGAACGGTTATCCCTGCGATGCCAGTGGGCGCTGCTGCTCGGTATATCGCTGCTGTTGGGGTCTGTCCTGCAGGTTTTTCATGTGCCGGCTGCGCTGCTGCTGGGTCCGATGATTGTCGGCGTGGTGATGGGGCTGAGTGGTGCGCAGATCCGCATCAGTAAACGGCTCTTCGTGCTGTGCCAGGCCGTACTGGGTTGCATGATAGCCCAGAGCCTCTCGCCCTCTATTCTTCACCCGCTGCTGGCCGACTGGCCTGTCGTACTGGCCGTACTGCTGCTGACGCTGGCGGCGAGCGGTTTGTCCGGCTATTTACTGGTTCGCTTCAGCGATCTGCCCGGCCCGACCGGTGCGTGGGGATCTTCCCCCGGGGGCGCATCTGCCATGGTGGCGATGGCCGGCGATTTCGGTGCGGATACCCGGCTGGTGGCCTTTATGCAGTATCTGCGGGTGCTGTTTGTTGCTGCTGCCGCTGCGATTGTGGCGCGTATCAGCCTGGGTGACAGCCCACAGTCCGCCGGGCTGGAGTGGTTTCCGCCGCTGAGCACGGGCTTTGTCGCCACGCTGGTGGTTATCGTGTTCGGGGCCGTACTCGGTCAGAAATTCCGTATTCCCTCCGGTGCGTTGCTGCTGCCCGCACTGATCGGGGCCACCCTGCATTCCAGCGGTACGATAACGCTACAGGTGCCGGAATGGCTGCTGGCGCTGGCCTATGCGCTGATTGGCTGGACGGTAGGCCTGCGCTTCACCCGGCCGGTCTTTTTGCTGGCGTTGCGTACCCTACCGCAAATGGTGGCGTCGATTATTGGACTGATGCTGCTGTGCGGCGCGATGGCGTGGATGCTGACCCGGGTTTTGCATGTTGACATGCTGACGGCGTATCTGGCGACCAGCCCGGGTGGGCTGGACACCGTCGCGATTATTGCTGCCGGTAGCCGGGTCGACCTGGCCTTTGTCATGGCCATGCAGACACTACGCCTGTTCTCGATCCTGCTTACCGGCCCGGCAATAGCCAGATTTCTTTCACGCTATGCGCGACGCTGA
- the ysgD gene encoding YsgD/CorL family protein — MDTPSRYWLTDLHTRYNS, encoded by the coding sequence TTGGACACACCCAGTAGATACTGGCTCACTGACCTGCACACCAGGTACAACTCCTAA
- the corA gene encoding magnesium/cobalt transporter CorA: MLSAFKLDQSRLTRLELDDASEELTGSVWVDLIEPEEAERDRVQTELGQSLATRPELEDIEASARFFEDEDGLHIHSFFFFEDAEDHAGNSTVAFTIREGRLYTLRERELPAFRLYRMRARNQVLTDGNAYELLLDLFETKIEQLADEIENIYSDLEKLSRVIMEGQQGDEFDAALSTLAELEDIGWKVRLCLMDTQRALNFLVRKARLPGNQLEQAREILRDIESLLPHNESLFQKVNFLMQAAMGFINIEQNRIIKIFSVVSVVFLPPTLVASSYGMNFEFMPELRWSFGYPGAITLMILAGLAPYAYFKRKNWL, from the coding sequence ATGCTGAGCGCATTTAAACTGGACCAGAGCCGTCTGACCCGTCTTGAGCTGGATGATGCCAGCGAAGAGCTGACCGGCTCCGTCTGGGTTGATCTGATCGAGCCGGAAGAAGCCGAGCGAGATCGCGTCCAGACCGAGCTGGGCCAGAGCCTGGCCACCCGTCCTGAACTGGAAGACATCGAGGCATCTGCCCGTTTCTTTGAAGATGAAGATGGCCTGCACATCCACTCCTTCTTTTTCTTTGAAGATGCTGAGGATCACGCCGGTAACTCAACGGTGGCGTTTACCATCCGCGAAGGGCGTTTATACACCCTGCGCGAGCGCGAGCTGCCTGCTTTCCGCCTCTACCGTATGCGCGCGCGCAACCAGGTACTGACGGACGGTAACGCCTACGAGCTACTGCTGGATCTGTTTGAAACTAAAATCGAACAGCTGGCCGATGAGATCGAAAATATCTACAGCGATCTGGAAAAGCTCAGCCGCGTGATTATGGAAGGACAGCAGGGCGATGAGTTTGACGCCGCGCTGTCTACGCTGGCAGAGCTGGAGGATATCGGCTGGAAGGTGCGTCTGTGCCTGATGGATACCCAGCGCGCCCTGAACTTCCTGGTGCGTAAAGCGCGCCTGCCGGGTAACCAGCTGGAACAGGCACGTGAAATCCTGCGGGATATCGAATCCCTGCTGCCGCACAACGAATCACTGTTTCAGAAGGTTAACTTCCTGATGCAGGCGGCAATGGGTTTTATCAATATCGAGCAGAACCGCATTATCAAAATCTTCTCGGTGGTATCGGTGGTCTTCCTGCCGCCAACGCTGGTGGCGTCCAGCTACGGGATGAACTTTGAGTTTATGCCTGAACTGCGCTGGAGCTTCGGTTATCCGGGCGCTATCACCCTGATGATCCTCGCCGGCCTGGCTCCTTACGCCTACTTCAAACGTAAAAACTGGCTCTGA
- the xerC gene encoding tyrosine recombinase XerC, with protein MSSESALLPAVEGFLRYLKVERQLSPLTLINYRRQLTVVIELLDALKVTDWRRLDAALVRTLAARSSRSGLKPASLALRLSALRSFLDWLISQGTIKANPAKGVATPRAPRHLPKNIDVDEINQLLEIDLNDPLAVRDRAMLEVMYGAGLRLSELTGIDLNHLDLASGEVWVIGKGSKERRLPMGKTAVLWLEHWLALRELFSPQDNALFLSKQGKRISARNVQKRFAEWGIKQGLSSHVHPHKLRHSFATHMLESSGDLRAVQELLGHANLATTQIYTHLDFQHLASVYDAAHPRAKRGKT; from the coding sequence GTGAGCAGTGAATCAGCCCTGCTTCCTGCCGTAGAGGGCTTTCTGCGTTACCTGAAGGTTGAACGCCAGCTCAGCCCCTTGACCCTGATTAACTATCGCCGCCAGCTGACGGTGGTTATTGAACTGCTGGATGCGTTAAAGGTCACCGACTGGCGGCGTCTGGACGCCGCGCTGGTTCGGACGCTGGCTGCCCGCAGCAGCCGCAGCGGGCTGAAGCCCGCCAGTCTTGCCCTGCGCCTTTCCGCACTGCGTAGTTTCCTCGACTGGCTGATTAGCCAGGGAACGATTAAAGCCAACCCGGCGAAAGGCGTTGCCACGCCGCGTGCGCCACGGCATCTGCCAAAAAATATCGATGTTGATGAAATTAACCAGCTGCTGGAAATCGACCTGAACGATCCGCTGGCGGTGCGCGATCGCGCCATGCTGGAAGTGATGTACGGCGCAGGATTGCGCTTATCTGAGCTGACCGGTATCGATTTAAACCACCTCGATCTGGCATCCGGTGAAGTCTGGGTCATCGGTAAAGGCAGCAAAGAGCGCCGTCTGCCAATGGGAAAAACGGCGGTACTATGGCTTGAGCACTGGCTGGCGCTGCGTGAGCTGTTCTCACCGCAGGACAATGCACTTTTCCTTTCTAAGCAGGGTAAACGCATCTCTGCGCGTAACGTGCAGAAGCGCTTTGCCGAGTGGGGGATTAAACAGGGGCTGTCCAGCCACGTTCATCCCCATAAACTGCGCCACTCATTTGCCACGCATATGCTGGAGTCCAGCGGCGATCTGCGTGCGGTGCAGGAGCTGCTCGGCCATGCCAATCTGGCAACGACCCAGATTTACACCCATCTTGATTTCCAACACCTGGCGTCCGTCTACGACGCTGCACATCCCCGTGCGAAACGAGGAAAGACCTGA
- the rarD gene encoding EamA family transporter RarD: MNPQQTRQGVLFALGAYFIWGVAPVYFKLIQQVPAGEIMTHRVIWSFFFMLILISVSRSWRNIRAITAQPKKVLLLAVSAVVICSNWLLYIWAVNNHHMLEASLGYFINPLLNVLVGMLFLGERFRRLQWLAVALAACGVLVQLWKFGSVPVIALGLATTFSLYGLLRKKIAVDAQTGMLVETSWLLVPAAVYLFGIVDSPTSHLGNNAASLNVLLAAAGIITTIPLMLFTAACTRLRLSTVGFFQYLGPTLMFLLAVLFYGEQMTADKAVTFGFIWAALALFIADALWTLRRSASRIA, encoded by the coding sequence ATGAATCCACAACAAACACGTCAGGGCGTGCTTTTTGCCCTGGGGGCGTACTTTATCTGGGGCGTGGCTCCGGTCTATTTCAAACTGATCCAGCAGGTGCCAGCCGGGGAGATCATGACTCACCGGGTCATCTGGTCCTTCTTCTTTATGCTGATATTAATCAGCGTCAGCCGCAGCTGGCGCAATATCCGGGCCATTACCGCCCAGCCGAAAAAGGTGCTGCTGCTGGCCGTTTCCGCCGTGGTTATCTGCAGCAACTGGCTGCTGTATATCTGGGCGGTGAATAATCACCATATGCTGGAGGCAAGCCTGGGGTATTTCATTAACCCGCTGCTGAACGTGCTGGTCGGCATGCTGTTTCTCGGCGAGCGCTTTCGCCGCTTACAGTGGCTGGCCGTTGCGCTGGCTGCCTGCGGCGTGCTGGTACAGCTGTGGAAGTTTGGTTCAGTGCCGGTTATCGCCCTCGGACTGGCGACAACGTTCTCACTGTATGGGCTGCTGCGTAAGAAAATTGCTGTCGATGCGCAAACCGGGATGCTGGTTGAAACCAGCTGGCTGCTGGTGCCCGCTGCCGTCTATTTATTCGGCATTGTCGACAGCCCCACCAGCCACCTCGGCAACAATGCAGCGAGCCTGAATGTGCTGCTGGCCGCCGCCGGGATTATCACGACGATCCCGCTGATGCTGTTTACCGCCGCCTGCACACGTCTGCGTCTCTCCACCGTGGGATTCTTCCAGTATCTTGGCCCGACGCTGATGTTCCTGCTGGCCGTACTGTTCTACGGTGAACAGATGACGGCCGATAAAGCCGTTACCTTTGGCTTTATCTGGGCGGCGCTCGCCTTATTTATCGCAGACGCACTCTGGACGCTGCGCCGTTCAGCGTCGCGCATAGCGTGA
- the uvrD gene encoding DNA helicase II encodes MDVSDLLDSLNDKQREAVAAPRSNLLVLAGAGSGKTRVLVHRIAWLMAVENCSPYSIMAVTFTNKAAAEMRHRIEQLIGTSQGGMWIGTFHGLAHRLLRAHHLDANLPQDFQILDSEDQLRLLKRLIKAMNLDEKQWPARQGMWYINGKKDEGLRPKNIESYGNPIEQTWLRIYQAYQEACDRAGLVDFAELLLRAHELWLNKPHILNHYRERFTNILVDEFQDTNNIQYAWIRMLAGDSGKVIIVGDDDQSIYGWRGAQVENIQRFLNDFPGAETIRLEQNYRSTNNILKAANALIANNNGRLGKELWTDGSDGEPISLYCAFNELDEARFVVNRIKVWMENGGALNDCAILYRSNAQSRVLEEALLQTSMPYRIYGGMRFFERQEIKDALAYLRLIANRNDDAAFERVINTPTRGIGDRTLDVVRQTARDRQLTMWQSSRALLHEKALAGRAASALQRFIELVDSLAQETTELPLHVQTDRVIKDSGLWLMYEQEKGEKGQARVENLEELVNATRQYSYQDEDEDLMPLQAFLSHAALEAGEGQADKWQDAVQLMTMHAAKGLEFMQVFIVGMEEGMFPSQMSLDEGGRLEEERRLAYVGVTRAMQKLTLTYAETRRLYGKEVYHRPSRFVGELPEECVEEVRLRASVSRPVSHQRMGTPVAKNDSGFTLGQRVRHAKFGEGTIVNLEGSGEHSRLQVAFQGQGIKWLVAAYARLEAL; translated from the coding sequence ATGGACGTTTCCGATCTGCTCGACAGCCTGAATGACAAACAACGCGAAGCCGTCGCCGCGCCGCGCAGCAATCTGCTGGTGCTGGCGGGGGCTGGCAGTGGTAAAACCCGCGTGCTGGTTCACCGTATTGCCTGGCTGATGGCGGTTGAAAACTGTTCCCCATACTCCATCATGGCGGTGACCTTTACCAACAAAGCGGCCGCTGAGATGCGTCACCGCATTGAACAGCTTATTGGAACCAGCCAGGGGGGAATGTGGATTGGCACCTTCCACGGTCTGGCCCACCGCCTGCTGCGCGCCCACCATCTTGACGCTAACCTGCCACAGGATTTTCAGATCCTCGACAGTGAAGACCAGCTGCGGTTGCTAAAACGCCTGATCAAGGCCATGAATCTGGATGAGAAGCAGTGGCCCGCCCGTCAGGGGATGTGGTACATCAATGGCAAAAAAGATGAAGGGCTGCGTCCGAAAAATATTGAGAGCTACGGCAACCCGATTGAACAGACCTGGCTGCGCATCTATCAGGCCTATCAGGAAGCCTGCGATCGCGCCGGCCTGGTCGACTTTGCCGAGCTGCTGCTGCGTGCCCACGAGCTGTGGCTGAACAAACCGCATATCCTTAATCACTACCGCGAGCGTTTTACCAATATTCTGGTGGATGAGTTCCAGGATACCAACAATATCCAGTACGCGTGGATCCGCATGCTGGCCGGCGACAGCGGCAAGGTGATCATCGTCGGAGATGACGATCAGTCTATCTACGGCTGGCGCGGCGCGCAGGTTGAGAACATCCAGCGATTCCTGAACGATTTCCCGGGCGCGGAAACCATTCGCCTTGAACAGAACTACCGCTCAACCAATAACATTCTGAAAGCCGCCAATGCCCTGATCGCCAACAATAATGGTCGTCTGGGCAAAGAGCTGTGGACCGACGGCAGCGACGGCGAACCCATCTCTCTTTACTGTGCGTTTAATGAACTGGATGAAGCGCGCTTTGTCGTCAACCGCATTAAGGTCTGGATGGAAAACGGCGGGGCGCTGAACGACTGCGCGATCCTCTATCGCAGCAACGCCCAGTCGCGCGTGCTGGAAGAGGCGCTGCTGCAAACCAGCATGCCTTACCGTATCTATGGCGGCATGCGCTTCTTCGAGCGTCAGGAAATTAAAGATGCGCTGGCCTATCTGCGCCTGATTGCCAACCGCAATGACGATGCCGCCTTCGAGCGGGTGATCAACACGCCAACGCGTGGCATTGGCGATCGCACCCTTGACGTGGTTCGTCAGACCGCGCGCGATCGCCAGTTGACCATGTGGCAGAGCTCACGCGCTCTGCTGCATGAAAAAGCGCTGGCCGGCCGCGCGGCTTCGGCGCTGCAGCGTTTTATTGAGCTGGTGGACTCGCTGGCGCAGGAAACGACAGAGTTGCCTTTACATGTGCAAACTGACCGGGTAATCAAAGATTCCGGTCTGTGGCTGATGTACGAGCAGGAGAAAGGTGAAAAGGGCCAGGCCCGCGTCGAGAACCTTGAGGAACTGGTCAACGCCACCCGACAGTACAGCTACCAGGACGAGGATGAAGACCTGATGCCGCTTCAGGCCTTCCTGTCCCATGCTGCGCTTGAGGCAGGCGAAGGGCAGGCGGATAAATGGCAGGATGCGGTACAGCTGATGACGATGCATGCGGCCAAAGGGCTGGAGTTTATGCAGGTGTTTATCGTCGGGATGGAAGAGGGCATGTTCCCCAGTCAGATGTCGCTGGATGAAGGCGGAAGGCTGGAAGAAGAGCGCCGTCTGGCCTACGTTGGCGTCACCCGTGCGATGCAGAAGCTGACTCTGACCTATGCGGAAACACGTCGCCTGTATGGCAAGGAAGTCTATCATCGTCCTTCACGCTTTGTCGGTGAGCTGCCGGAAGAGTGCGTGGAGGAAGTCCGCCTGCGTGCCAGCGTCAGTCGCCCGGTAAGTCATCAGCGAATGGGCACCCCGGTGGCGAAAAATGACAGCGGTTTTACTCTTGGGCAGCGCGTGCGCCACGCCAAATTTGGTGAGGGGACGATTGTTAATCTGGAGGGCAGCGGTGAACACAGCCGCCTGCAGGTGGCTTTCCAGGGGCAGGGAATCAAATGGCTGGTCGCCGCGTACGCCAGGCTGGAAGCGCTGTGA
- the yigB gene encoding 5-amino-6-(5-phospho-D-ribitylamino)uracil phosphatase YigB has protein sequence MHFYRPPRPIAAMTFDLDDTLYDNYPVIARTTKESHAALQAHHPALKDYSVEQYQQVRQRLLLAEPEIYHDVSEWRRRAVEQSMLDVGLAPAQAAEGSREVMTVFAEWRSKITISDENHATLAALAERIPLVAITNGNAEPHLFGLDKYFQFILRAGPDGRAKPYQDMYHCAAERLNLAPERILHVGDDLTTDVAGAVRCGMQACWINLRGGNLMHIDDARLLPTLEISQLASLTALL, from the coding sequence ATGCACTTTTATCGACCACCGCGTCCCATCGCGGCGATGACCTTCGATCTCGACGATACGCTTTATGATAATTATCCGGTGATCGCGCGAACCACAAAAGAATCTCATGCCGCATTACAGGCCCATCATCCGGCGCTAAAAGACTATAGCGTTGAACAGTATCAGCAGGTGCGTCAGCGTCTGCTGCTGGCGGAGCCGGAGATCTATCATGATGTCAGCGAGTGGCGTCGTCGTGCCGTTGAGCAGTCCATGCTCGATGTGGGACTGGCCCCCGCGCAGGCCGCTGAAGGCTCGCGCGAAGTGATGACGGTGTTCGCCGAGTGGCGCAGCAAAATCACCATATCGGATGAAAACCATGCCACGCTGGCGGCGCTGGCCGAGCGTATTCCACTGGTGGCGATCACCAACGGTAACGCCGAGCCGCATCTGTTTGGGCTGGATAAGTACTTCCAGTTTATTCTGCGGGCCGGTCCCGACGGCCGCGCCAAGCCGTATCAGGATATGTATCACTGCGCCGCAGAACGCCTGAATCTGGCCCCGGAACGCATCCTGCACGTGGGAGACGATCTCACCACCGATGTTGCCGGTGCGGTGCGCTGCGGTATGCAGGCCTGTTGGATTAATTTGCGCGGTGGCAATCTGATGCACATTGACGATGCGCGTCTTCTTCCAACGCTGGAGATTTCTCAGTTGGCATCGCTGACTGCGTTGTTATAA